The Arachis hypogaea cultivar Tifrunner chromosome 19, arahy.Tifrunner.gnm2.J5K5, whole genome shotgun sequence genome has a window encoding:
- the LOC140181783 gene encoding F-box/FBD/LRR-repeat protein At1g16930-like, which translates to MEPEDDKSETSTSISTLPDSILCHILSFLPTRTSIATSVLSRRWRHLWKHLHVLNLDGYSFNTPELSRDHVEDRFVDFVNEVLHQVQVRRIQKFRLEGEVRNYSCTLSFWIDAVTSEPHLQELYLSLWNTSGSFYTLPYSVFSCPSLVSLVLKGDIIVSFDNLKSLQLPSLKNLDLEIISTELDKLLSLCPALETLKVFIFFNSGGIDPNEIHVPRSLKRLTLESEACDSTVDHLEIHTPSLEYLDIALVACYSQISVRTYPNLVEACLNICFDDMHIDWMPKLLNAVCGTKFLALQASTTACLICVPSLEFPQFCCLVRLQIGFEFFNSRVLIDLLHCCCKLEALLIHACESVSYGCLYGEPVEPSSWTQPVSVPSCVVSHLSIIEFRDYEDLEEEHEFIAYVIERGLVLKTVTIHTRTFTDQEIKDHILKKLSVVPIGSSICQLKLE; encoded by the exons ATGGAGCCAGAAGACGACAAGTCAGAAACATCGACAAGCATCAGCACCCTACCGGACTCGATCCTCTGCCacatcctctccttcctcccaaccAGAACATCCATAGCCACCAGCGTCCTCTCCCGCAGGTGGCGCCACCTCTGGAAGCACCTCCATGTCCTCAACCTTGACGGTTACTCCTTTAACACCCCTGAACTTTCACGAGACCACGTAGAAGATCGCTTCGTTGATTTCGTCAACGAGGTTCTACACCAGGTTCAAGTTCGTCGCATCCAGAAGTTCCGCCTCGAGGGTGAGGTGCGAAATTACTCCTGTACCCTCTCATTTTGGATCGACGCCGTTACTTCCGAGCCTCACCTCCAAGAACTGTACCTCTCTCTTTGGAACACCAGTGGCTCCTTTTACACGTTACCTTACAGTGTTTTCTCTTGCCCCTCACTGGTCTCACTCGTCTTGAAAGGTGATATCATTGTTTCTTTTGATAATCTTAAATCTCTTCAGTTGCCATCTCTCAAGAACTTAGACTTGGAAATAATCTCTACTGAACTTGACAAGCTTTTATCCCTCTGCCCTGCGCTTGAAACTCTCAAGGTCTTTATATTCTTTAATTCCGGTGGCATTGATCCAAATGAAATCCACGTGCCTCGTTCTTTGAAGAGATTAACTCTCGAGAGCGAAGCTTGCGATTCGACGGTTGATCATCTTGAGATACACACGCCATCTCTTGAGTACCTTGATATTGCTTTAGTAGCTTGTTACTCGCAGATTTCGGTTAGGACTTATCCGAATCTGGTTGAAGCATGTCTGAATATTTGTTTTGATGATATGCATATTGATTGGATGCCCAAGCTTCTCAATGCAGTCTGCGGAACAAAATTTCTTGCCTTGCAAGCTTCAACAACCGCG TGTTTGATTTGTGTTCCATCTCTAGAGTTTCCCCAATTCTGCTGTTTGGTTAGGCTgcaaattggttttgaatttttcaactCCAGAGTGCTAATAGACTTGCTTCACTGTTGTTGCAAGCTTGAAGCTCTCTTAATTCATGCATGTGAG TCGGTAAGTTACGGTTGCTTGTATGGGGAACCTGTTGAACCTAGCAGTTGGACACAACCGGTGAGTGTTCCAAGTTGTGTTGTATCACACCTGAGCATTATTGAGTTTAGAGattatgaagacttggaagaggagCATGAATTCATTGCATATGTTATAGAAAGAGGACTTGTTTTGAAGACAGTAACAATTCATACTAGGACTTTTACTGATCAAGAGATAAAAGATCATATTCTCAAAAAATTGTCTGTTGTCCCAATTGGCTCAAGCATTTGCCAACTTAAACTTGAGTGA
- the LOC112777730 gene encoding putative FBD-associated F-box protein At5g56820 produces MEEEEEEEDNLETATTINMDMISTMPDSLLCYILSFLPTRDSVATSILSRRWRHLWKELQVLDLDDGPFCTPERSAEEMDECFIAFINAALSRFPHIKKFRLSCEVLCEDDFRSYINAVTGPYLQELFVSQMYSLENYGVPCGIFTCPSLVSLCLKGYISIEDEDLQSVHLPSLKNLELDVKYVNADKILGCCPVLETLKLTLDRVEFPTVRVPISTLKRLTFQDDYHGEVVEHLEIETPSLEYLHVSLWGRYLRFSVTDFPNMVEAHLDIWSHQEDEHIGWIPELLKAVCKTKLLRLGSSITGSLLCAPPIDFPKFGCLLHLQLRFGSFKSRFLLDLLHCCHKLQVLIIQNELHGHGPPLNQKSMLQPTSVPNCVTSHLNTFEFGGYEDSLEEHAFVAYILQNGLVLMRMMIHTYTSYGEKIKDHIFKELSIVPRGSNKCQLTVD; encoded by the exons atggaagaagaagaagaagaagaagacaatctAGAAACAGCAACAACCATTAATATGGATATGATAAGCACCATGCCGGACTCGCTTCTCTGCTACATCCTTTCGTTCCTCCCAACCAGAGATTCTGTTGCCACTAGCATCCTCTCTCGCCGGTGGCGCCACCTTTGGAAAGAGCTTCAAGTATTGGACCTCGATGATGGTCCCTTTTGCACCCCTGAACGTTCAGCAGAGGAAATGGATGAGTGTTTTATTGCTTTCATCAATGCGGCTCTATCCCGGTTTCCCCACATCAAGAAGTTTCGCCTCTCCTGTGAGGTACTTTGCGAGGATGACTTTAGATCTTATATCAATGCTGTCACTGGACCCTACCTTCAAGAACTGTTTGTCTCTCAGATGTATTCTCTTGAGAATTATGGAGTCCCTTGTGGAATTTTCACCTGCCCTTCACTTGTGTCCCTCTGTTTAAAAGGTTATATTTCCATCgaagatgaagatcttcaatcTGTTCATTTGCCATCCCTCAAGAACCTAGAGTTGGATGTCAAATACGTGAATGCAGACAAGATTTTAGGTTGCTGTCCTGTTCTTGAAACTCTTAAGCTCACCCTGGATCGGGTTGAATTTCCTACAGTCCGTGTGCCTATTAGTACATTGAAGAGATTAACTTTTCAAGACGACTATCATGGCGAAGTTGTTGAGCATTTGGAGATAGAGACCCCATCTCTTGAGTACCTTCATGTCTCGTTATGGGGTCGTTACCTCCGGTTTTCGGTTACTGATTTTCCAAACATGGTGGAAGCACATCTTGATATTTGGAGTCATCAAGAGGATGAGCATATTGGTTGGATACCCGAGCTTCTCAAAGCAGTCTGCAAAACAAAATTACTAAGGTTGGGATCTTCAATAACCGGG AGCTTGCTTTGTGCTCCACCTATAGACTTTCCCAAATTTGGTTGTTTGCTTCATTTGCAACTTCGTTTTGGATCTTTCAAATCTAGATTCCTACTAGACTTGCTTCATTGTTGTCATAAACTTCAAGTTCTCATTATTCAG AATGAACTTCATGGTCATGGTCCTCCCTTGAACCAGAAATCAATGTTACAGCCAACCAGTGTTCCTAATTGTGTTACATCACACTTGAACACTTTTGAATTTGGAGGATATGAAGACTCTCTAGAAGAGCATGCTTTTGTTGCATATATTCTACAAAATGGCCTTGttttaatgagaatgatgattcATACTTATACCAGTTATGGGGAAAAGATCAAAgatcatattttcaaggaattgTCTATAGTACCGAGGGGCTCCAACAAATGCCAACTTACAGTTGACTGA
- the LOC112779951 gene encoding F-box/FBD/LRR-repeat protein At4g26340 translates to MGKRKPKKSGKESTRTTATPKIDIISNLPDFLLFHILSFLPTRCAMATSVLARRWRHLWKDLLVLDLDNSEESPYYLSGGRHRFVAFVDSVFAQRTAAHVEKFCLTCEIPIDKRKSSTTWLRSVVGPHLKELYLDLSLHHHKGYGRVKLPQKVLTSTSLESLVLRGRMYLVVYEGFGWVRLPSLKNLELDLDCVDPNYVICSCRALENLKLTLREAFPTKSWETAELHMPRTLKRLTLIQADDTEEDLNDIQELVINTPLLEYLSITLWARCLQVSISDYPNMVEAHLDIDQDQEQIGWVLELFKALRQTKLLDLKLSTMECLLRASPFELPEFSRLVNLELEIPYFDSGFMIELLHNCNMLQVLTLHNREKVSTLELEEPNCWKLPMKDPDCVISHLKIFEFKGYQDSADEHAFVAYLLERGPILETMKIHADPSLGRKYKQRIHKELSRVPRSSKTCQLKVT, encoded by the exons ATGGGAAAACGGAAGCCAAAGAAATCAGGAAAGGAATCAACAAGAACAACAGCAACCCCAAAAATAGACATAATCAGTAACTTACCGGATTTCTTGCTTTTCCATATTCTCTCGTTCCTCCCAACAAGATGCGCCATGGCCACCAGCGTCCTGGCTCGCCGGTGGCGCCACCTCTGGAAGGATCTTCTAGTCTTGGATTTAGACAATAGTGAAGAGAGTCCTTATTATCTGTCCGGTGGGAGACATCGATTTGTTGCTTTCGTCGACTCAGTTTTCGCTCAGCGCACGGCTGCCCATGTCGAGAAGTTTTGCCTCACCTGTGAAATACCTATAGATAAAAGGAAAAGCTCCACAACATGGTTACGTAGTGTTGTTGGTCCCCACCTCAAAGAGCTGTATCTCGATTTATCTCTCCATCACCACAAAGGATATGGAAGAGTCAAATTGCCGCAAAAGGTATTAACCAGTACATCACTCGAGTCCCTTGTTTTGAGAGGTCGTATGTATTTGGTTGTTTACGAAGGATTTGGATGGGTTCGATTGCCATCTCTCAAGAACCTAGAGTTGGATCTAGACTGTGTGGACCCGAACTATGTTATATGCAGTTGCCGGGCTCTTGAAAATCTCAAGCTCACTTTACGTGAAGCATTCCCAACTAAGTCATGGGAAACTGCTGAACTCCACATGCCTCGTACGTTGAAGCGTTTAACCCTAATACAGGCTGATGACACTGAAGAAGATCTTAATGATATTCAGGAACTTGTGATAAACACCCCGTTACTCGAATACCTAAGTATCACATTATGGGCAAGATGCTTACAGGTTTCAATTAGCGATTATCCCAACATGGTGGAAGCTCATCTTGATATTGATCAAGACCAAGAGCAGATTGGTTGGGTGCTTGAGCTTTTCAAGGCACTCCGCCAAACCAAACTGTTGGACTTGAAACTTTCCACTATGGAG TGCTTGCTTCGTGCTTCCCCTTTTGAGTTGCCGGAATTTTCCCGTTTAGTTAATCTAGAGCTTGAAATTCCATATTTCGACTCTGGATTTATGATAGAATTGCTTCATAACTGCAATATGCTTCAAGTTCTCACTCTTCATAACCGGGAG AAAGTTTCCACATTGGAACTTGAGGAACCTAATTGTTGGAAACTGCCAATGAAGGATCCTGATTGTGTTATATCACATCTcaagatttttgaatttaaaggatATCAAGACTCTGCAGATGAACATGCATTTGTTGCATATCTTTTAGAGAGAGGACCTATTTTGGAGACAATGAAAATCCATGCTGATCCTAGTCTTGGCCGAAAGTATAAACAGCGCATCCACAAGGAATTATCTAGGGTACCAAGGAGCTCCAAAACATGCCAATTAAAAGTTACCTGA